The Salvelinus alpinus chromosome 35, SLU_Salpinus.1, whole genome shotgun sequence genome window below encodes:
- the LOC139564410 gene encoding sialic acid-binding Ig-like lectin 7 — protein sequence MWVLISAALLLSLTERAPCNGQQQPPATASPWTITFSPAEITAEKGLCAVISCTFTHPDNIKPTTAIWFKCPTNDRCDKDKNIIFHSETPHEVQEDFKQRVSLLETDLTKKNCSVIINDIRENDAGEYQFRLLSSYSYSKKVKITVSALTQKPSVLTPPLTEGEPATLTCTAPGICSGTPPNITWTWRGTGDNITELRDNTTIQIREDLTHVTTTHFSTLTFTPSAEHHNMMVTCQVTFQKKYQIEETVTLNVTYLPVILPGSGCVDQAEVMICVCVSQGVPLPLIEWPLLELNTERCSATTSVLGSSVNSTISLPVRNHNNTTVECVSRNVVGVVREKLQVTQNKSQEKQGEKEWEGIIAMLSDLKLITAFVIGAALSATICCIFLCLKGKCKRQKERIPKDSDSKSPFMNLEMVTCEDQQTNAGQAVDGEQTPLQLELREGAENGGPQTSGAAGKFATEEELNEVDYARINYSLLKNKTPEEAEKKTTTTESDYAKIKREKKKEGNEDGGEGSGVIMGKDEEKGNGKPAAETDEDTALYSNVKAIMGGE from the exons ATGTGGGTCCTCATCTCGGCAgctctacttctctctctgacAGAGAGAGCCCCATGCAACG GACAGCAACAACCACCAGCAACAGCATCACCCTGGACCATCACCTTCAGTCCAGCAGAAATAACAGCAGAGAAGGGACTATGTGCTGTTATTTCATGTACATTCACTCACCCTGATAACATCAAGCCAACCACTGCAATATGGTTCAAGTGCCCTACAAATGACAGATGTGATAAGGATAAAAACATAATTTTCCACTCTGAAACTCCCCATGAAGTTCAGGAGGATTTTAAACAGAGAGTGTCTCTACTGGAGACTGATCTGACAAAGAAGAACTGTAGTGTGATCATCAACGACATCAGAGAGAATGATGCTGGAGAGTATCAATTCAGACTGCTAAGTTCATATTCATACTCGAAGAAAGTGAAAATCACAGTGAGCG CTCTGACCCAGAAGCCCTCAGTGTTGACTCCTCCTCTGACAGAGGGAGAACCAGCTACACTGACCTGCACCGCCCCGGGGATCTGCTCTGGAACTCCTCCTAACATCACATGGACATGGAGAGGAACAGGAGACAACATCACTGAGCTCAGAGACAACACCACCATACAGATTAGAGAGGACCTCACCCATGTGACAACAACCCACTTCTCAACGTTGACCTTTACCCCCTCAGCTGAACACCACAACATGATGGTTACGTGTCAAGTAACCTTCCAGAAAAAATATCAAATTGAAGAGACAGTAACTTTGAATGTGACAT ACCTTCCTGTGATTCTTCCTGGCTCTGGGTGTGTGGACCAGGCAGAGGtcatgatctgtgtgtgtgtcagtcaggggGTTCCCTTACCCCTCATAGAGTGGCCACTGCTGGAGCTCAACACAGAGAGGTGCAGCGCCACTACATCAGTGTTGGGTTCCTCAGTGAACAGCACCATCAGCCTGCCTGTTAGAAACCACAACAACACCACTGTGGAGTGTGTCAGCAGAAATGTTGTGGGTGTAGTGAGAGAGAAGCTGCAGGTCACGCAAAATAAGAGCCAAGAAAAGCAAGGAG agaaggaatgggaaggcATTATAGCTATGCTGTCGGACCTAAAACTGATTACTGCATTTGTGATTGGTGCAGCCCTCTCAGCCACCATCTGTTGTATCTTCCTGTGTTTGAAAGGGAAATGTAAAAG GCAAAAAGAGAGGATCCCAAAGGACTCAGACTCCAAAAGCCCTTTCATGAACCTGGAGATGGTGACATGTGAAGACCAACAG ACGAATGCAGGACAGGCTGTGGACGGCGAACAGACCCCTCTGCAGTTGGAGCTGAGGGAGGGAGCTGAAAATGGAGGGCCCCAGACCAGTGGAGCCGCGGGAAAATTTGCCACAGAGGAAGAACTAAATGAAGTGGACTACGCCAGAATCAACTACTCCCTGCTGAAGAACAAGACTCCTGAGGAGGCAGAGAAGAAGACCACTACCACAGAGTCAGACTACGCCAAAATcaaaagagagaagaagaaagaagggaatgaagatggaggagaggggagtggtgTGATTATGGGGAAGGATGAGGAGAAAGGGAACGGTAAGCCAGCAGCAGAGACAGATGAGGATACAGCGCTTTACTCCAACGTCAAGGCTATTATGGGTGGTGAGTGA